Genomic DNA from Haloterrigena alkaliphila:
ACGACGAGTGCCGTCGCGACGGCGACGCCGATGAACAGCGCCACGTTCACGATCGACGTTCGGGACAGCGACGCGATGCCGGAGACACCGTGGCCGGACGTACAGCCCTTCCCGATTCGGGTGCCGATCCCGACGAGGATCCCCCCGCCGAGCAACCGCCACCACTGCACGTCGGTGACGAAGGCGCCGGCGGTGAACGCGAACTCGTAGACGGCCGCGCCGGCGACGATACTGACCGCGAAGACGACCCGCCAGTCGCGTGACGTGACGTACTTCTCGCGCTGGAACCGCGGGAGGTCGGAGGCGTACGACAGCGTCGTCTCGAGAAACGTGCTGTTCCCGGCGAGAATCCCCGTCCCTAGGTAGATGACGCTAATGCCGAGGCCGACGAACAGACCACCGATTAGGTAGTGATCGATTCCCCGGGGGAACAGGTTGACCGCTATCGAGAGAGCGGACATTATTGCGGGCGATATCACGATCACGGCCCACTCCCTCCCGAAAGCGTAACTCGATTGACGATGCGCGCGTTCGAGGTGATTCCGAGCGAACGGATATCGACGTGTTGCGAGCGATGGTTCCTGTCGAACTCGGTGAAACTGGATACTGGCACTGGGGAACCTAACACGGTTGAGCGAAATAAGGACCGTACCTGAATTCCAATACAACACAATATCATTGCCGGCTAACGGCCGCTTCTGTTCGAGAACGGGCTCGAGTGGCGTCCAGAGAGGACGGGCACGGGACGATCGGTCCATCGGGTAGGGGGTCGTCCGTCTCGTGCAGCCACGTCTCCGAGTCGTACTGCAGGCCGAACCACAGCGTCCGATACGCGGTCACCTCGAACGTCGTCGACACCACGAAAAACGCCTCGTGATGGAGATAGTCGAGGTGGTCAGCGACGATCTCGTCGAGCGTGAGGCCGGTGGCGCGGGGTTTCGGCTCGACGGCATCTGCCTCGAGGCCATCGGCCAGTTCCGCCAGCAGCTGTTTCGCCCACTTGGAGTCGGTGCCTTCGCCATCGAACGGCGTTTCAGCTGTGATGTGGTGTTTGAGCTTCAGGTTCGCTACGCCCCAGTGAATGTAGTGGAGCGTGTACTAGCCACCGGTACGTTCGTACGCGACAAGTCTTAACCAACAGTCTTGGGAATTTACATTCTGCGTTGGTTAAGATACTACTCAGCCGATTATCCTACTCGGGATCTGGTCCGTGACAAGGAGACTGACATACTTGGCAATTCCACATCGGCTGGCCCGACCACTCGTCATTTGGGACAGTCTCGAGCTCTTGGAACTGATGCTCAGTCATTCGACCACACTTGCGACATTCAAGACGTGTTTTCGAGGGAGCACTGGGTTGACGATCCTCTAAGTGCTCGTCATCGACGGATCGCTGAAGTGCAATTGCTGGCACCAACCAGACGTCGTTCTCCGCGCTCTCCAGTAGGGCTGTAAGCCGACCTTCGACGCAAATGTCGTACCCACCCTCGTCGTAGAGGAACGTCGTGTGCGCCCCTTCATTCCGCAAATGCGTCGAATCTGTCTGTCCCGTCCGCTCACGAGCGGCGGTGAGTAGCTGTTCACCGCTTTCGGAGGTAGCTCGAACTGCTTCGGGCAGCGAGGGCCACTTGTCGGCCAGCTGTGCAGCGGGCTCTACAGGCTGAGCAGGCCGAGTGCCTCGGGGCTTGACCCCGAGGGTGAAGGCCGTACGCTCCGCTAAACGTGTTCCGTGCGCTCGATATACTGCTCAATCGTGTCTGTCGAAACGTCGCCTGCCGTCCCAACGTAGTACGATTCCTCCCAGAATCCACCACCCCACAGATACTCCTCCAAGAACGGTTCATGCTGTTCCCACATCTCCCGCGCTGTGATACTCTTGACTGTCCGCACAATCTCGCTCGGCGCGTACTTCGGGTGGGCTGATAGGAACAGGTGTACGTGGTCGGGCGAAATGTGGAGCGACAGTATCTCGTAGCCGTACTCGTTGCATACATCGCGGAAACTCGCTTCTAGCGAGTCTTGATTGGTTCGAGGATGGCGTGGCGGTACTTCGGACACCACACGAAGTGGTAGTTGACGTTGTACACCGTGTGGTTCGACCGCTTCTCGCCCATATCGAACCCACTCCACCAACACAGTTAAGTATATCCGAAGGATATACACAGGTATGGTGAATCGCTTTGAAATCGACGGCGAGGAAGTTCTCGACGGTGAGGTCAAACCGTTCGGGAACAGTGCCCACGTTACCGTCCCCAAACGCTGGCGTGGTGCGGACGTGAAGGTCGTCCGAACCTCAGAACCCACCGAACAAGACGAAGAATGACCGACGCACAGGCTCTCGTCAAGACGCTGGACTTCCAACTCGACATCCAGAGTGACAACGAGAGCCTACTGTACGACGCCACGCTCGAAGCCCGCTCGGTGTACAACGAAACCATTCGACTCGCCAAGCAAGGCGTGGACTGGGACGCGATTCCCGACCGCGTGGCCG
This window encodes:
- a CDS encoding YeeE/YedE family protein, translated to MSALSIAVNLFPRGIDHYLIGGLFVGLGISVIYLGTGILAGNSTFLETTLSYASDLPRFQREKYVTSRDWRVVFAVSIVAGAAVYEFAFTAGAFVTDVQWWRLLGGGILVGIGTRIGKGCTSGHGVSGIASLSRTSIVNVALFIGVAVATALVVASLGVTP
- a CDS encoding DUF2080 family transposase-associated protein, translating into MVNRFEIDGEEVLDGEVKPFGNSAHVTVPKRWRGADVKVVRTSEPTEQDEE